The following are from one region of the Phycisphaerae bacterium genome:
- a CDS encoding PEP-CTERM sorting domain-containing protein, with protein sequence MKANQFSRMSFTGLVAALVSAMLVSTAGATLLSDLVADPNLSVVSGDKIFKNFSALSIGDGTFTADPTQIDVTPIATPDFGLKFASVTGAPIMTAGIDSAVDLLIGFDVVIDADPKWADFFLKDIALKFEAAAPSDGLAQVVESALIGPTVVGQTSVQLPGGPMQAGVNLPQPWDGKTIHIIKDAMVIGGKTEGAQIVWIEQTFSQVPEPATLGLLGLGLVALVRPRRMARALLKGAPRLLVLAGLLTVVGAANQAWATPLSDLVQNPANSITQGDKLFDNFTVNVNGVGTFYANPSTIDVYGVTLGNEYGIRIAGLMAALSNRTPGSSVTMVIGYDVTVMDPILGIEDITLGFNGVATAGDGIAKVEEVVSKVPGGVVASAYADSLNPPTSLNDHEYLINQLVLAKVHVEKTITLVGGRSGMTTISFINQTFSQREIPEPATVGLLALALPVMLLGRRRS encoded by the coding sequence ATGAAAGCGAATCAGTTCTCACGAATGTCCTTCACAGGGCTCGTAGCCGCGCTAGTGAGCGCGATGCTGGTGAGCACCGCTGGAGCGACGTTGCTGTCCGACTTGGTGGCCGACCCCAATCTGTCGGTCGTGTCGGGTGACAAGATCTTCAAGAATTTTTCAGCCCTGTCCATCGGGGACGGCACCTTTACGGCTGACCCGACCCAGATCGACGTCACGCCGATTGCCACGCCGGACTTCGGCCTGAAGTTCGCAAGCGTGACCGGGGCCCCGATTATGACCGCGGGCATCGATTCGGCCGTCGATCTCCTGATCGGCTTCGATGTCGTCATCGATGCCGATCCGAAGTGGGCCGATTTCTTCCTCAAGGACATCGCGCTGAAGTTTGAGGCGGCCGCGCCATCCGATGGCCTCGCCCAGGTGGTCGAGAGCGCGTTGATCGGACCGACCGTCGTCGGTCAGACCAGCGTCCAGCTCCCGGGTGGACCGATGCAGGCCGGCGTCAACCTGCCGCAGCCGTGGGACGGCAAGACCATCCACATCATCAAGGATGCGATGGTCATCGGCGGCAAGACCGAGGGTGCGCAGATCGTGTGGATCGAGCAGACCTTCTCCCAGGTGCCCGAGCCCGCGACCCTGGGGCTGCTGGGTCTTGGCCTCGTCGCCCTGGTTCGTCCCCGCCGGATGGCCCGCGCTCTTTTGAAAGGTGCCCCGCGTCTCCTGGTTCTCGCGGGGCTGCTCACCGTTGTGGGGGCTGCAAACCAGGCTTGGGCAACGCCACTGAGCGATCTCGTCCAGAATCCCGCGAACAGCATCACTCAGGGCGACAAGCTGTTTGACAACTTCACCGTGAACGTCAACGGCGTCGGTACCTTCTACGCCAATCCGAGCACGATCGATGTCTATGGTGTCACCCTCGGAAATGAGTACGGCATTCGCATCGCCGGCTTGATGGCCGCCCTGTCGAACCGCACCCCCGGCTCGAGCGTCACCATGGTGATTGGCTACGATGTGACCGTCATGGACCCCATCCTCGGCATCGAGGACATCACCCTGGGCTTCAACGGCGTCGCGACCGCCGGTGATGGAATCGCCAAGGTGGAAGAGGTTGTGAGCAAGGTCCCAGGCGGCGTGGTTGCATCCGCTTATGCCGATTCCCTCAATCCGCCGACCTCACTCAACGACCACGAGTACCTCATCAACCAGCTGGTGCTCGCTAAGGTGCATGTCGAGAAGACCATCACCTTGGTCGGCGGTCGGAGCGGGATGACCACCATCTCGTTCATCAACCAGACGTTCTCGCAGCGAGAAATCCCCGAGCCGGCCACCGTCGGCCTGCTCGCCTTGGCCCTCCCGGTGATGCTGCTGGGCCGCCGCCGGAGCTAA
- the miaB gene encoding tRNA (N6-isopentenyl adenosine(37)-C2)-methylthiotransferase MiaB — MAEKRVYIETMGCQMNVLDSGLVLGQLCALGYRPTDDYRTADLVVLNTCSVRQHAEDKVYSRLGELGQVKRKRPSMVLGVIGCMAERDHAGIRERARHVDFLCGPGSLNQVPALLEEVVEARDQGRREVVVALEHDHSRRLPAGRRTLVRDSIEELDLSRVLPEGGSALQSYLRVQRGCDKFCSFCVVPFTRGPERSRPPGHIVEEARRLVGMGAKEITLLGQTVNSYSYEEHGRQVVFAELLHRVHEVPGIERLRFVTSYPGDFTDDILGAMRDLPRVCEYLHLPAQSGSNSVLQRMKRQYTSERYVALVERARSIVPRLTLAGDFIVGFSGETDEEHAETLAFIERIRYKGLFIFKYSERPGTVAERRLPDDVPEEVKQRRHGDVTRLQHTISLAHHQAMIGREVEVLVQGYSKAAIKAQEAEQCRGEEVSWRRSDQLVGRTRGDDIVVFAGNASLIGGLTTVRITAATALTLHGEVVVTIVPQS; from the coding sequence GTGGCCGAGAAGCGTGTCTACATCGAAACGATGGGCTGTCAGATGAACGTCCTGGACAGCGGGCTCGTGTTGGGACAGCTCTGTGCCCTCGGGTACCGGCCGACGGATGATTATCGCACCGCCGATCTGGTGGTACTGAATACCTGCAGTGTGCGGCAGCACGCCGAGGACAAGGTCTACAGTCGCCTGGGTGAGCTTGGCCAGGTCAAACGCAAACGACCGAGCATGGTTCTTGGTGTTATCGGCTGCATGGCCGAAAGAGATCATGCGGGTATTCGAGAGCGGGCCCGGCATGTTGATTTTCTTTGCGGTCCCGGGAGTCTCAACCAGGTGCCGGCACTGCTGGAGGAGGTGGTCGAAGCTCGCGATCAAGGTCGCCGGGAGGTTGTTGTCGCTCTCGAGCACGACCACTCCCGCCGGCTGCCGGCCGGCCGGCGAACGCTCGTTCGCGACAGCATCGAGGAACTGGACTTGTCCCGCGTGCTTCCCGAAGGGGGCAGTGCCTTGCAGTCATACCTGCGGGTGCAGCGCGGTTGCGACAAGTTCTGCAGCTTCTGTGTGGTTCCTTTTACCCGCGGACCGGAACGCAGCCGTCCGCCTGGCCACATCGTCGAGGAGGCGCGCAGGCTGGTCGGCATGGGAGCCAAGGAGATCACCCTTCTGGGTCAGACGGTCAACAGCTACTCCTACGAGGAGCACGGCCGGCAGGTGGTTTTCGCGGAGCTGCTCCATCGCGTTCACGAGGTGCCGGGCATTGAGCGGTTGAGATTCGTGACCAGCTATCCGGGCGATTTTACCGACGATATCCTGGGCGCGATGCGCGACCTGCCGCGGGTGTGCGAATACCTGCATCTTCCCGCCCAGAGCGGCTCCAACAGCGTTCTGCAACGGATGAAGCGGCAATACACGTCCGAACGATATGTGGCGTTGGTCGAACGCGCCCGGTCAATCGTGCCCCGCCTCACTCTGGCGGGCGATTTCATTGTCGGATTCAGCGGTGAGACCGATGAAGAGCACGCCGAGACGCTCGCCTTCATCGAGAGAATTCGCTACAAGGGCCTGTTCATCTTCAAGTACTCCGAGCGTCCCGGCACCGTGGCCGAACGCCGGTTGCCCGATGATGTTCCGGAGGAGGTTAAGCAGCGGCGCCATGGAGACGTCACTCGCCTGCAGCACACCATTTCGCTGGCCCATCACCAGGCGATGATCGGTCGTGAGGTGGAGGTTTTGGTTCAGGGGTACAGCAAGGCTGCAATCAAGGCCCAGGAAGCCGAGCAGTGTCGTGGCGAGGAGGTGTCTTGGCGGCGGTCCGACCAACTCGTGGGACGCACCCGAGGCGACGATATCGTGGTATTCGCCGGCAACGCGAGCTTGATCGGCGGTCTGACGACGGTACGCATTACTGCGGCCACCGCACTGACTCTCCATGGCGAGGTCGTTGTTACGATCGTACCTCAGTCCTGA
- a CDS encoding 1-acyl-sn-glycerol-3-phosphate acyltransferase, whose protein sequence is MIGEMRLSYRICRLVCQVFTTMYFKARCFGLHRVPVSGGTLLVCNHQSFMDPILVTMALYREGNYMARDTLFADPRFRRLIEFLNAFPIKRNAADIGAIKESLRRLKEGRVLVLFPEGTRSDDGRIGELFPGVGAIAKKARVPIVPTLIDGMTQIWPRDKALPRPGDVVIEYGWPIMPEAYAELSAEGLMALIRERLVAMQHCWHSRVPARRLEWYEPRRRGSSAGK, encoded by the coding sequence ATGATCGGAGAAATGCGCCTGAGCTACCGGATCTGCCGGCTCGTCTGTCAGGTCTTCACGACCATGTACTTCAAGGCCCGCTGTTTCGGGCTGCATCGCGTTCCGGTGTCGGGCGGCACCCTGCTGGTCTGCAATCACCAGAGCTTCATGGATCCGATCCTGGTGACCATGGCCCTCTATCGGGAGGGAAACTACATGGCCCGGGATACCCTGTTTGCCGATCCGCGGTTCAGGCGGCTGATCGAGTTTCTCAACGCCTTTCCGATCAAGCGCAACGCCGCCGACATCGGGGCGATCAAGGAATCGCTGCGCCGGCTCAAGGAGGGCCGCGTCCTGGTGTTGTTCCCGGAAGGAACGCGTTCAGACGACGGGCGAATCGGGGAGCTGTTCCCGGGCGTGGGTGCGATCGCCAAGAAGGCTCGCGTGCCGATCGTGCCGACGCTGATCGACGGCATGACCCAGATATGGCCGCGGGACAAGGCTCTGCCCCGGCCAGGGGACGTCGTGATCGAGTACGGCTGGCCGATCATGCCCGAGGCCTATGCCGAGCTTTCCGCGGAAGGGCTGATGGCGTTGATTCGTGAGCGATTGGTGGCGATGCAGCACTGCTGGCATAGTCGCGTTCCGGCACGGCGCTTAGAATGGTATGAGCCGCGGCGTCGCGGTAGCAGCGCTGGGAAGTGA
- a CDS encoding sigma-70 family RNA polymerase sigma factor, translating into MDHLTTDSELTKRLLGHVREGHPAAMDELFARYRAFLRQVIELRLDPKLRQRLDASDVVQEAQIEASRRMPAYLEDPPIPFRLWLRQIAFDRLIMMRRRHVEAGRRALGRELPLPDESSAQLGQRLLARGSAPSQQLARRELGGQVRRAIARLGDDDREILLMRNFEGLSNQEVARVFSIEPGTASKRYGRALLKLRELLLDEGFTEKPE; encoded by the coding sequence ATGGACCATCTGACTACAGACTCCGAGCTGACCAAACGGCTGCTGGGGCATGTTAGGGAAGGCCATCCTGCCGCGATGGATGAGTTGTTTGCTCGATATCGGGCGTTTCTCCGTCAGGTGATTGAATTGCGTCTGGATCCGAAGCTGCGGCAGCGGCTGGACGCCTCGGACGTGGTGCAGGAGGCCCAGATCGAGGCCAGCCGAAGGATGCCGGCCTACCTTGAGGATCCCCCGATTCCGTTTCGTTTGTGGCTTCGGCAGATCGCCTTTGACCGGCTCATCATGATGCGTCGTAGACATGTGGAAGCTGGCCGGCGGGCGTTGGGCCGTGAGCTGCCCTTGCCGGACGAGTCCTCGGCCCAGCTGGGTCAGCGTTTGTTGGCTCGCGGTTCCGCACCCAGCCAGCAACTTGCCAGGCGTGAGCTTGGGGGCCAAGTGCGCAGAGCCATCGCTCGTCTGGGTGATGATGATCGGGAGATTCTGCTGATGCGCAACTTCGAAGGGCTTTCGAACCAGGAAGTGGCCCGGGTGTTCTCCATCGAGCCGGGCACGGCGAGCAAGCGGTATGGGCGTGCTTTGCTGAAGCTTCGTGAGTTGCTGCTCGACGAGGGATTCACGGAGAAGCCGGAATGA
- the ispH gene encoding 4-hydroxy-3-methylbut-2-enyl diphosphate reductase has product MEVRLARKRGFCFGVEDAIELAERTLSEKGTGGVVALGPVIHNAQVVERLERAGLNQSADLESLAPGTSVLIRSHGAAPETYQQVRDRGLEIVDATCVLVKRAQTVVRQLHEEGYQVVMIGDANHPEVRGVIGYAPNVIVVDSEEHLDEVLPPRGRLGILCQTTHAPEHVAEMIGAIARRPFRELKVVNTLCLEVVRRQEAAVELAHEVDVMFVLGGLHSANTQELARLCREEGTRTFHLETWDQFEPEMVDGCRVAGITAGASTPDFIIDAFVQKLEAFPAGE; this is encoded by the coding sequence ATGGAAGTGAGACTGGCCCGCAAACGGGGCTTCTGTTTTGGGGTTGAGGATGCCATCGAGCTGGCCGAGCGGACGCTCTCCGAGAAGGGGACGGGCGGAGTCGTGGCCCTCGGCCCGGTGATTCACAACGCCCAGGTGGTGGAGCGACTGGAGCGTGCCGGCCTGAATCAGTCGGCCGATCTCGAGTCGCTGGCCCCGGGGACATCGGTTCTGATCCGCTCGCACGGGGCGGCGCCGGAGACCTACCAGCAGGTTCGCGATCGCGGGCTGGAGATCGTTGACGCGACCTGTGTGCTGGTGAAGCGGGCTCAGACGGTCGTCAGGCAACTGCACGAGGAAGGCTACCAGGTGGTCATGATCGGGGACGCCAATCACCCCGAGGTTCGGGGCGTGATCGGGTACGCCCCGAACGTGATCGTGGTGGACAGCGAGGAGCATCTAGATGAGGTCCTGCCTCCGCGCGGGAGGCTGGGCATCCTCTGTCAAACGACGCACGCCCCCGAGCATGTGGCCGAGATGATCGGGGCGATTGCCCGCCGGCCGTTCCGCGAGCTCAAGGTGGTCAACACCCTGTGCCTGGAGGTCGTTCGTCGTCAGGAGGCGGCCGTCGAGTTGGCCCACGAGGTTGACGTGATGTTCGTTCTGGGCGGCCTGCACTCGGCGAACACGCAGGAACTGGCCCGCCTCTGCCGCGAAGAGGGGACACGCACGTTTCATCTGGAGACCTGGGATCAGTTCGAGCCGGAGATGGTTGACGGCTGCCGTGTGGCGGGCATTACCGCCGGTGCCTCGACGCCGGATTTCATCATTGATGCTTTCGTGCAGAAGCTGGAGGCGTTCCCGGCCGGGGAGTAG
- a CDS encoding glucuronate isomerase → MKTADRVDAMVRDLVHREVDHVPVLDIHTHIYAPRFGPLLLWGVDELLTYHYLVAEVFRVAPMPYDRFWAMPKSGQADYIWKHLFIERSPVSEACRGVLTVLHTLGLDPARRDLDLFRKYFASMDAEAYVEKVFRAAKVRSVVMTNDPFDDLERRVWEGG, encoded by the coding sequence ATGAAGACAGCCGACCGTGTCGACGCAATGGTGCGGGATCTGGTTCATCGCGAGGTGGATCATGTTCCCGTCCTTGACATTCACACCCACATCTACGCTCCTCGGTTTGGACCGTTGTTGCTGTGGGGTGTGGATGAGCTGCTGACGTACCACTACCTCGTGGCGGAGGTGTTTCGGGTCGCCCCGATGCCCTACGATCGGTTCTGGGCCATGCCGAAGTCCGGGCAAGCGGACTACATCTGGAAGCACCTGTTCATCGAGCGATCGCCGGTTTCCGAGGCCTGTCGCGGCGTATTGACCGTGCTGCATACCTTGGGGTTGGATCCGGCGCGACGGGACCTGGATTTGTTCCGCAAGTACTTCGCCTCGATGGACGCCGAAGCTTACGTGGAGAAGGTTTTCAGGGCTGCCAAGGTCAGGAGCGTGGTCATGACCAACGACCCGTTCGACGATCTCGAACGGCGGGTGTGGGAGGGGGGG
- the ltaE gene encoding low-specificity L-threonine aldolase: MPSRACHPAPRTRRTRVIDLRSDTVTKPTEAMRRAMANAVVGDDVFGEDPTVTALEQKTAVLLDKEAAVYMPSGSMTNQVAVRTHTEPGDEIILEANAHVYYFEAGAPAALSGVMCRLIQGKRGVYTADDLRGVLHPTNVHFPVTKLVCIENTHNLGGGTIWPIEQMAQVAKVAREAGLKIHLDGARLWNASVATGIPERDYANLVDSVSVCFSKGLGAPVGSVLAGNEAFIRRARRFRKQFGGGMRQAGIVAAAALYALENNRGRLADDHAHARLFAEGIADLPGIEIDPASVQTNMVFFQVTAMPAQELSDKMKQAGVLALPRGDRIRAVFHLEIAREDTQAAVKAMQGILRRF, translated from the coding sequence ATGCCCTCGCGGGCTTGTCATCCTGCCCCGCGAACAAGGAGAACACGCGTGATCGACCTGCGAAGCGATACCGTAACCAAGCCGACCGAGGCGATGCGCCGGGCGATGGCCAACGCGGTGGTCGGCGACGACGTCTTCGGCGAGGACCCCACCGTGACCGCCCTCGAACAGAAAACGGCCGTCTTGCTCGATAAGGAAGCAGCGGTGTACATGCCCTCGGGCAGCATGACCAACCAAGTGGCAGTGCGAACCCACACCGAGCCGGGGGACGAGATCATCCTCGAGGCCAACGCCCATGTGTACTACTTCGAGGCGGGTGCCCCGGCCGCCCTGTCCGGTGTCATGTGCCGGCTGATCCAGGGCAAACGGGGCGTCTATACCGCCGACGACTTGCGAGGCGTCCTCCACCCCACCAACGTCCACTTCCCGGTCACCAAGCTGGTCTGCATCGAGAACACCCACAACCTGGGCGGCGGCACCATCTGGCCGATCGAGCAGATGGCCCAGGTGGCCAAGGTCGCCCGAGAGGCAGGGCTTAAGATCCATCTCGACGGGGCTCGCCTGTGGAACGCCTCGGTAGCGACGGGCATCCCGGAACGCGACTACGCCAACCTCGTCGATTCGGTCAGCGTGTGCTTCTCCAAGGGACTGGGCGCCCCCGTAGGCTCGGTGCTGGCCGGCAACGAGGCCTTCATCCGGCGTGCCCGCCGATTCCGCAAGCAGTTCGGCGGCGGCATGCGCCAGGCGGGCATCGTGGCGGCCGCTGCGCTGTATGCTCTTGAGAACAACCGCGGCCGCTTGGCCGACGACCATGCCCACGCTCGCCTCTTCGCCGAGGGCATCGCCGATCTGCCCGGTATTGAGATCGACCCGGCCAGCGTGCAGACCAACATGGTCTTCTTCCAGGTGACGGCCATGCCCGCCCAGGAACTGTCCGACAAGATGAAGCAGGCCGGGGTCCTGGCTTTGCCGCGCGGCGACAGGATCCGAGCCGTATTCCATCTCGAGATCGCACGCGAGGACACCCAGGCGGCCGTAAAGGCGATGCAGGGAATTCTGAGGAGGTTTTAG
- a CDS encoding protein kinase — MRQSSTPPDPSVEFLLGQAADEFTARLETGDWPDIEEYVRRYPQIADAIRQVFPALQSLSSRLPAGGPRDTPISATIGGTGVLGDYQLIREIGRGGMGVVYEAEQASLGRRVALKVLSFAAVLDTRQLQRFRNEAQAAAQLQHTHIVPVYSVGCERGVHYYAMQYIDGLPLSAVIRELRSHAGLPASDAGGPTNAMPSMSSNRTDGDTALNSPPFSGSSAVSVRPAGEAGASSLVSLASQSSMEGRAFFQAVARLAIQAAEALQHAHERGVIHRDIKPSNLLLDSGGHLWIADFGLAIVQNDAGLTMTGDLVGTLRYMSPEQALGQRASVDHRADIYSLGMTLYELLALEPAFDGTDRQALLRRIATEEPRPLRRARHAVPKELETIVAKAIAKNREDRYATAQELSDDLRRFLDDRPIKAKPPGILDLVSKWSRRHWAGVAAAVALLLTVVVGLSIGTVLIARERAEAVRQRDAAEGQRRLAESNLRTAREVVDRMLTRVAAVELADLPNTEGLRRALLEDSLKFQTGLLAAKSPSPTVRCDAGMAYLRMAHINAQLGQDAPAEQAYRESISILEQLRKDVPGEIEYAVNLADADMGLATMLWEKRRYAEAEALARQAQSMMVAAVGDSSQSRPYRRNLARSLDLLGLVLRDTRRMTEAEASLRESIRIRAALAAESPESTERPQCRLDLSRTKRNLADLLMKTGRPDEAEKVIQDSFSIQEDLVNWFPDNPAYAMELSHTRRWWDELVRLAGGHLWVGASAEAPRDVSRTGAEYRETLARTYRALSDAMRKTGQTDKSLASYRRAVEVIEKLAAEYPSEAKYLEDLVGLHQAEALGMKMVWRLPEAEALYGKAIETQERLVQAFPENAQYHKRLQGSRDELEALRERMPVAELMRLSKSSPDEVAEAVERVQNMDVSTVPADALLLKIVAEHLALGGLYERAEPLARRAVELEPRNAAGPKTLAWSLLGQGRRQEAADAFRESLSIAEVHTNEQLVRACVDPCIAGYCLDMISREQLVSRWRGVMMLGSRLDSLPWFYVGLRMELEGSLGEAKAAYRTCEELRRTAGMHHTANWGAYRLRLLEAAEKNAQTRPS, encoded by the coding sequence ATGAGACAGTCAAGTACTCCTCCCGACCCGTCGGTCGAGTTCTTGCTCGGGCAAGCCGCCGACGAGTTCACCGCTCGCTTGGAGACGGGTGATTGGCCTGATATCGAGGAGTACGTCCGCCGCTACCCGCAGATCGCGGATGCCATCCGGCAGGTTTTTCCCGCGTTGCAGAGTCTATCGTCACGTCTTCCGGCCGGCGGTCCGCGTGATACTCCCATCTCGGCCACGATTGGCGGGACAGGCGTGCTCGGCGACTACCAGCTCATCCGCGAGATAGGCCGCGGAGGCATGGGCGTGGTGTACGAGGCCGAGCAGGCCTCGCTCGGACGGCGTGTAGCCCTCAAGGTCCTTTCCTTTGCGGCCGTTCTGGATACGCGGCAGCTTCAACGATTCAGGAATGAGGCCCAGGCCGCCGCTCAACTGCAACACACCCACATCGTCCCGGTCTACTCCGTCGGGTGCGAGCGCGGCGTTCATTACTACGCCATGCAATACATTGATGGGCTACCGCTCTCGGCCGTTATCCGCGAACTCCGTTCACACGCGGGTCTTCCGGCCAGCGACGCGGGCGGCCCGACGAACGCGATGCCGTCGATGTCCTCCAACCGCACCGACGGCGATACCGCTCTGAACTCGCCGCCATTCTCGGGTTCATCCGCGGTGTCGGTTCGACCCGCTGGTGAAGCAGGCGCCAGCTCGCTCGTCAGCCTTGCGTCGCAATCATCGATGGAAGGGCGAGCTTTTTTCCAGGCCGTCGCGAGGCTTGCGATTCAAGCGGCCGAGGCCCTTCAGCATGCCCACGAACGAGGTGTGATCCACCGCGACATCAAGCCGTCGAACTTGTTGCTGGACAGTGGCGGCCACCTATGGATTGCGGACTTCGGCTTGGCCATCGTGCAGAACGACGCCGGGCTCACCATGACCGGCGATCTCGTCGGAACGCTTCGATACATGAGTCCCGAACAGGCCCTGGGGCAACGGGCTTCCGTGGATCACCGCGCCGATATTTACTCGCTCGGCATGACGCTCTACGAGTTGCTCGCTCTGGAACCCGCCTTTGACGGTACGGATCGGCAAGCCCTGCTTCGCCGAATTGCGACGGAAGAGCCTCGGCCGCTGCGGCGCGCGAGGCATGCCGTTCCCAAGGAACTGGAGACGATCGTTGCCAAGGCGATAGCCAAGAACCGGGAAGATCGCTACGCGACTGCCCAGGAGTTGTCCGACGATTTGCGTCGTTTCCTCGACGATCGTCCGATCAAAGCCAAACCTCCCGGCATTCTCGATCTCGTGTCCAAATGGTCGCGTCGGCATTGGGCCGGTGTGGCCGCTGCGGTCGCGCTCCTTCTCACCGTCGTGGTTGGTCTGTCGATCGGGACGGTTCTGATCGCCCGGGAGCGAGCCGAGGCTGTCCGGCAGCGCGACGCCGCTGAAGGACAGCGCCGGCTTGCCGAGTCGAATTTGCGGACTGCTCGGGAAGTGGTGGATCGCATGTTGACCCGGGTCGCCGCGGTCGAACTCGCGGATTTGCCCAACACCGAGGGGCTTCGCCGGGCTTTGCTGGAGGACTCGCTCAAGTTCCAAACCGGGCTTTTGGCGGCCAAGAGCCCCTCGCCCACGGTGCGGTGCGATGCGGGCATGGCCTACCTTCGGATGGCCCACATCAATGCGCAACTCGGCCAGGACGCTCCCGCCGAGCAGGCTTACCGTGAATCGATCTCGATTCTCGAGCAGCTTCGCAAGGATGTTCCCGGTGAGATCGAGTATGCTGTCAATCTCGCCGACGCCGACATGGGTCTGGCGACCATGCTCTGGGAGAAGAGGCGGTATGCCGAGGCCGAGGCCCTGGCTCGTCAAGCCCAAAGCATGATGGTTGCCGCGGTTGGCGATTCGTCTCAGTCACGACCGTACCGCCGGAACCTGGCCCGGAGCCTCGATCTGTTGGGTCTTGTCCTTCGCGACACGCGCCGAATGACGGAGGCGGAGGCATCCCTTCGCGAGTCCATCCGTATCAGGGCCGCGCTCGCCGCGGAGAGCCCCGAATCCACGGAACGCCCGCAGTGCCGTCTCGACCTGTCGCGCACGAAGAGGAACCTCGCGGATCTGCTGATGAAGACCGGACGGCCCGATGAGGCGGAGAAGGTCATCCAGGACTCGTTTTCGATCCAGGAGGACTTGGTGAACTGGTTCCCCGACAACCCGGCCTATGCCATGGAGCTGTCCCATACGCGCCGATGGTGGGATGAGCTTGTCCGGCTCGCCGGCGGGCATTTGTGGGTCGGCGCGTCCGCGGAAGCCCCGCGGGATGTGTCCAGAACCGGTGCCGAATACCGCGAAACGCTGGCTCGCACGTACCGCGCCCTCAGCGACGCCATGAGGAAGACGGGGCAGACCGACAAGTCCCTGGCCTCATATCGTCGGGCGGTCGAAGTGATTGAGAAGCTGGCGGCGGAGTATCCGTCGGAAGCCAAATACCTGGAAGACCTGGTCGGGCTTCACCAGGCCGAGGCCCTGGGTATGAAGATGGTATGGCGGCTCCCGGAGGCCGAGGCCTTGTACGGCAAGGCCATCGAAACGCAGGAGCGACTGGTTCAGGCGTTTCCGGAAAACGCCCAATACCACAAGCGTCTGCAGGGAAGCCGCGACGAACTGGAAGCCCTTCGCGAACGGATGCCGGTTGCAGAGTTGATGCGGCTCAGCAAGAGCTCACCCGACGAGGTTGCCGAAGCGGTCGAGCGGGTGCAGAACATGGATGTGAGCACGGTGCCCGCGGACGCCCTCCTGCTGAAGATCGTCGCCGAGCATCTGGCTCTGGGTGGCCTGTACGAACGTGCCGAACCTTTGGCTCGAAGAGCCGTCGAACTGGAACCTCGGAATGCGGCAGGCCCGAAGACACTTGCATGGTCGTTGCTCGGGCAGGGGCGTCGCCAGGAAGCTGCCGACGCTTTTCGCGAATCTCTTTCCATCGCGGAGGTCCACACCAACGAGCAACTTGTTCGGGCTTGTGTGGATCCCTGCATCGCCGGGTACTGTCTCGACATGATCAGCCGGGAGCAGTTGGTCAGCCGCTGGCGGGGCGTCATGATGCTTGGCTCGCGTCTGGATTCCCTGCCGTGGTTTTACGTCGGTTTGCGCATGGAGCTGGAGGGCAGCCTTGGCGAAGCGAAGGCGGCCTACCGCACGTGCGAAGAGCTTCGCCGTACCGCCGGGATGCATCACACCGCCAACTGGGGTGCGTATCGGCTCAGGTTACTGGAAGCTGCCGAGAAGAACGCCCAGACCCGCCCTTCTTGA
- a CDS encoding (d)CMP kinase — MIVTIDGPAGSGKSTVARKLAALMGIPYLDTGAMYRALTLKALESGTSLDDPDALVRLARETAIALDCGPTYVRVTMDGRDVSEAIRSMQVSVHTNPVAANPGVRAVLVEKQREIGRQLGSLVTEGRDQGSVVFPDAEVKFLLEASDVKRAERRYLELKADGEEVDLDAILANIRSRDKNDERQWLPLKERGQAIVIDTTALSIAAVVDRMRQEVERFRERQAVRR, encoded by the coding sequence ATGATTGTGACCATCGACGGACCGGCCGGGTCCGGCAAATCAACTGTGGCCCGGAAGCTGGCTGCCCTGATGGGGATTCCCTATCTGGACACCGGGGCGATGTACCGAGCGTTGACGCTCAAGGCGTTGGAGTCGGGCACCTCGCTGGATGATCCGGACGCGCTTGTCCGGCTTGCCCGGGAGACGGCCATTGCCCTTGACTGCGGTCCCACGTATGTTCGAGTCACGATGGACGGCCGGGACGTCAGCGAAGCGATCCGGTCGATGCAGGTCAGTGTCCACACCAATCCCGTGGCCGCCAATCCGGGCGTACGGGCGGTCCTGGTCGAGAAACAGCGGGAGATCGGCCGCCAGCTGGGTTCGCTGGTCACCGAGGGCCGCGACCAGGGGAGCGTGGTCTTCCCCGACGCCGAGGTGAAGTTCCTGCTCGAAGCCAGCGATGTCAAACGAGCGGAGCGCCGCTATCTCGAACTCAAGGCGGACGGTGAGGAGGTGGATCTTGACGCCATCCTGGCCAACATCCGCAGCCGGGACAAGAATGACGAACGTCAGTGGCTGCCGCTGAAGGAGCGTGGGCAGGCGATCGTGATCGACACCACGGCCCTGAGTATCGCGGCGGTGGTCGATCGCATGCGCCAGGAGGTCGAGCGGTTCCGCGAGCGGCAGGCGGTGCGGCGGTGA